The genomic interval TCGGCGGCCTGACTGATTTCCTGCAGCGATGTCGCGGCCCGTTCGGCCAGACCTACGCCGTGTTCCACCTGCGCAGTCACCTGCGTCATGCCGGTCACCGCTTGTTCGGTATCGCGCTGCACGGCTTCAATGGTGCGGGTGATGTCCTGGGTGGCGCCGGTCGTGCGCTCGGCCAGTTTGCGTACTTCATCGGCCACCACTGCAAAACCACGGCCTTGTTCACCGGCACGGGCGGCCTCGATGGCGGCATTCAAGGCCAGCAAATTGGTCTGGTCGGCAATCTCGCGGATCACGCGCGCAATGCCGTCAATCTCGCGCGAGCGTTCTACCAGGCCGTGGATCTGGCCGGTCGCATCGCCCACTTTTTGCGAGATCTGGCGGATTTCGCCAGCGGCTTCGTGCACCAGGCGCTCGCCATCGGTCGCCAGTTTGACCGAATGTTGCGAACTGCCGGCGCTGTCGCCCGCGTTGGATGACACATGGTTGATACTCACGGTCATTTCTTCGACCGCTGCCGCCGTGCTGGCGGTGAACTCGGACGACGCGCGCGAGCCTTCGCTGATCTGGTTCATCTGCTGCGTCAGTGACGACGCGGCCTGCGCCAGGCTGCTGGCGGCGTCATTGAAACGCTGCGCCATATCGCGCAGGCCATCCTGCATGCGGCTCATGGCGCCCAGCAAACTGTCGTTACGGCCATCAACCTTGATGCGGCGGGTCAGATCGCCCGCGGCAATGGCGGTGGCGATCTCTGCCGCATAACCCGGGTCGCCCCCCAACTGGCCGATAATCCGGCGCGACATGCTGATCAGCAGCGCGGCGACAATCGCCAGCACCACGCACACTACCACCAGCATCACGCCGGCCTGGTTCCAGAAACTGGTGTCGATATCGTCAATGAAAAAGCCCACGCCAATGATCCACTGCCACGGCTCGAAACGGATCACGCCGTTGAGTTTGGGCAATTCCGCCTTGGTGCCGGGCTTGGGCGTGAGGATGTTCATCAGGCCGATGCGGTCTTTGGCCAGTGCCTCGTCATACAACTCAGAGGTAAACCGGCCGTCCGGCATGCGCGTGCCTTTGTCGATCTTGCCCACGCGATCCGGATTGGGGTGCACGATCATGCGGTTGTCAGTGCCGCGCACAAAGAAATAGATGTCCTTGAAACGCATGTGGCCCAGCGCGTCTTTGGCCCGCTGTTGCGCCTCATCGTGGCTGAGCTTGCCGCTGCTTTCCTGCTCCTGGAAGTAGGTCACCATGCTGTTGGCCTGTTCCAGCGCGGTTCTGATCTGCCCTTCGCGATCAGCCATCATGGCGTGACGCAGACTGACAAGGCCGACTGCGGCACTGATCAGCAAGCCGGCCAGCGCCGCCCCAATGATGATCCAGACACGGGTTTGCAGCTTCATTGTGGGCCCCTCACTCGACGGCACAAAGCGTTTTAAATGACGTTGGAATTTGTAAGGCTACAGGGTATTTATTAAATATAAAAGCATACAAAGCTGACGCAAGTGCCAGTGATGCTCAGGACGGTTGATGGCGGAACGGGGTTTGTGCTGATAACGTTTCAGCCCATTCGTCGACCGCCTGCCGCTCGTTTTTCAGAAAACGGCCAACGGCATCGGCAAAGCGGCGATCCGCCAGCCAGTGCACCGACCAGGTGGTGACAGGAAGAAAGCCCCGCGCAAGCTTGTGTTCCCCCTGTGCGCCGCCTTCAAATGTGCCCAGCCCGCGCTCTAGCGCGAACTCCAGCCCCTGGTAGTAGCACAATTCAAAATGCAGTCCCGGCACAAAACCGGCCTCATCCCACTGCGCGCCCCAATAGCGGCCATAGAGCGCATCCGGCCCGACCAGATCAAACGCCGCGGCAATGGGCTGACCATTGCGGCTGGCAATAATCAAGAGGCAGGACTCTGGCATGGCGGCATGCAATTGCCGGAAAAAGGCCAGGTTCAGATACGGCTGGGAGCGATGCTCCAGATACGTATTGTTGTAGCAGCCAATAAAGAACGCCCAGTCTGCAGCGCTGATCGCGGCGCCGAACTTGCGCTCGACCGTGATCTCGCCGGCCGGCCCGGACAATGACTTGCGCCGTTCCTGGCGGATCTTCTTGCGCTTGTCATGGTTCATGCTGCCCAGAAAATCATCAAACGTGTGCCAGGCAGGATCGCGCTGCCAATGAAACTGGATCTGTTCGCGCAATTGCATGCCGCAATCGGCGGCCAGGCGCGCATCGGCCTCGTGCGGGAACAGAATATGCAGCGATGAATCGCCCAGTTCGCGGGTGATGCCAATGGCGCTTTCAATCAGCAGGCGGCGGTCGGCATCGGTGTGGGCCAGCAGGCGCGCGCCAGGCAGCGGGCTGAACGGGATCGCGCTGACCAGCTTGGGGTAATACGCCAAGCCATGCTGTTCGTAGGCCCGCGCCCAGGCCCAGTCGAACACATATTCGCCCCAGGAATGAGACTTGCGGTACAGCAGCAGCGCGCCGGCCAGTTCGTCATCGCGCCACAGCGTTAAATGACAGGGCTGCCAGCCGCTGTCGGCATCGACACTGCCGCTTTGTTCCAGCGCATCCAGATACGCGTGCTGCAAGGCCGGGTGCGCGCCGGCCAGCGCATTCCACGCGGGCGCGGGAATATCAGACAGGCGCTCACAGATTTTTAGCGTGACAGACAAGCGTGGCGGACCCGGTCAGGACTGAAAATAGGCCGGCTCGTTGCCGGGTTTCCATTTGATATTGCAACCCATGCTGGGCACTTGTTCGGCCAGCGGCGGCTTGCCGGCCACCAGCGCGTTCACGGCCCGCAGGATGTCCTGCCCGCTGGGGGCGCCCACATTGGGGCGGGAGGTATCAAACTGGCCGCGATACACCAGTTTGAGCTGGGCATCGAACAGATAGAAATCCGGCGTGCAGGCAGCGCCGAATGCTTTGGCGGCGTCCTGGGTTTCGTCGTACAGGTAGCGGAAGGTATAGCGCTCGTCAGCGGCGGTTTGCACCATCAGCGCCGGGGCATCATCCGGATAGGTTTCGACATCATTGCTGGAGATTGCCACCATGCCGACGCCCAGTTCAGCCAGTTGCGCGCCCAGCGGGGCCAGCACCGGATTGATGTGTTTGACGTAGGGGCAGTGGTTGCAGATGAACGCGACCAGCAAACCGCAATTGCCGGCCAGATCGGCCAGCGTATGTGGACGGCCTTCGCCATCGGGAAGCGTGAAGTCGGGCAGCGGCGTGCCCAGTGGCAACATCGTGGAATACGTTCTGGCCATGACGGTTCACCTGTCGGTTGAAATGGAGCGATTCCCCATTCTAGCCGCATGTCATGACATGCGGCACCGTCACGGCCAGCGGTCAGGGCCTTAGACCGTCCACTGCACCAGCCCGCTCCAGGCGGTAAAGAGCACGATCAGACCAAAGGCAATGCGGTACCAGGCAAAGGCGACAAAGGTGTGGTTAGAGATAAACCGCAACAGCCCGCGCACGGCAAAGAAAGCGCTGATCGCCGCGGCCACAAAGCCCACGGCAAAGATGCCGGCGTCTGCCGCATCCAGCGCGTGACGCAGTTTCCACATGCTGTAGAGCGAGGCCGCAGTCAGCGTGGGAATGCCAAGAAAGAACGAGAACTCGGTCGCGGCCTTGCGCGACAGCCCGAAAAAGAGGCCACCGATAATCGTCGCACCAGAGCGGCTGGTGCCCGGAATCAGCGCCAGACATTGCGCAAACCCGATCTTGAGCGCATCCAGCAATGAAATACCGTCAACCGTCTCTACCCGTACGCGGTGCTGGCGTTTTTCTGCCCACAAGATCAGCAGACCGCCAATGATAAAGGCCAAGGCCACCGGCACCGGCTTGAACAAGTGCGCCTTGATGACTTCGTTGAAGAGTTTGCCAAGCACAGCGGCCGGAATAAACGCGATCAGCACCGCCCACAGCAGATTGCGCTCTTTGCCCGGACGGCGGGCACCCACCACCGTGGCGCCGATTTTGGCGCGGTATTCCCAGACCACGGCCAGAATGGCGCCCAGCTGGATGAAAATCTCGTAGACGTCGCGTTTTTCCTTGCTGTCCGGCAGAAAATTGAGCAGATCACCAGCAAGAATCAGGTGGCCGGTACTGGAGATCGGCAGAAACTCCGTAATACCTTCCACGATCCCCATGATCAGGGATTTGACCAGCAAAATCATGTCCATATGTGATGTTTCCGTGCGGTTTGGTTATGTTCTGGACTGAGTATTATTAGAAGAAGGCCGGCCCGAGTCTATTGCCCGGGCGCTGACAAACATGCTGCGCTGCATTATGGCTTATCCCAGCGGAAGTGGCGCGGGACGCGCAAAGGTCGACTTGGTATACGCCAGCCGCAAGCCGGCGCGCTCAGCGTTGCGGGCGCTGACATTGGCTGGCCGCGCGGTGACAAATGCGTAACGGCAACCGGCGGCCTGGGCGGCGGTCAGGCGTGCTCTGCACAAGGCCTGTTGCACGCCCATGCCGCGGTAATCGGGCAGGGTGCTGGCAATGTATAAATGGGCGACCGGCCCGGCGGCAGAGGGCAGGATGGCCATCCCGGCCGTACCCGCCAGCTGGCCATCCAGCCAGGCCCCGAACAAGCGGGTGTCTTCACGCTGCGTGGCAATCCGGGCCAGCGCCTGCAGCAGTGCAACGGGGCGGGTGCTCAGCTGCACGGAAAAACCCAGCACGGATTGTTCGATAAAGGCGGCTGCCGCCACCTCGTCACGGCATTCAATGCGCCCGGCATGGGGTGGCAGTGTCGGCAGATCATCCAGCGCCCGCACATAGGTATTGCTGAAGGCGTTGACCTGATAGCCGCGATCGGCCAGCAAGGGTAGCAAGGCGGGATCGACATGCGGGCACAGATCAATCTCCGTGCCCAGTCCCAGCGTGGCATACGCCGTTTCCAGCGCGTAGAGATCGGCGGCGGTGACGGTGTCATTGAGCCCCAGCCCACACACATGATTGAGCTTGCGGCCAAAGTCGCGCCGGGTAAATGCCGCAATGCCGCCCCCGACGGGAATGACGCGGGCCTCGGCATCCGCGCTGATGGTTTGCCAGGCCGCCACCTGACGCGCCAGATGGAGTGCTTCGGCGTGTTCCAGGATCAGCGCCAGTTCTGGGCCGCAATAAATGGGCATCAGGGGTTTCCGTCAATGGAGGTTGCGGATGAACGGCGGGAGCCATGCGCCAGTGCTTGTTTCAGCGTGATGAAACAACCGTTCGTATGAAAAGTGAATATTTACGCAGGCCCTTGGGAAC from Silvimonas iriomotensis carries:
- a CDS encoding methyl-accepting chemotaxis protein, translated to MKLQTRVWIIIGAALAGLLISAAVGLVSLRHAMMADREGQIRTALEQANSMVTYFQEQESSGKLSHDEAQQRAKDALGHMRFKDIYFFVRGTDNRMIVHPNPDRVGKIDKGTRMPDGRFTSELYDEALAKDRIGLMNILTPKPGTKAELPKLNGVIRFEPWQWIIGVGFFIDDIDTSFWNQAGVMLVVVCVVLAIVAALLISMSRRIIGQLGGDPGYAAEIATAIAAGDLTRRIKVDGRNDSLLGAMSRMQDGLRDMAQRFNDAASSLAQAASSLTQQMNQISEGSRASSEFTASTAAAVEEMTVSINHVSSNAGDSAGSSQHSVKLATDGERLVHEAAGEIRQISQKVGDATGQIHGLVERSREIDGIARVIREIADQTNLLALNAAIEAARAGEQGRGFAVVADEVRKLAERTTGATQDITRTIEAVQRDTEQAVTGMTQVTAQVEHGVGLAERAATSLQEISQAAENTLDKIREVAGATREQSEASNSIAGHIERIAQMVEASDHSVHSALESVRKLETLAQDLRSTAGRFRV
- a CDS encoding GNAT family N-acetyltransferase, whose amino-acid sequence is MSVTLKICERLSDIPAPAWNALAGAHPALQHAYLDALEQSGSVDADSGWQPCHLTLWRDDELAGALLLYRKSHSWGEYVFDWAWARAYEQHGLAYYPKLVSAIPFSPLPGARLLAHTDADRRLLIESAIGITRELGDSSLHILFPHEADARLAADCGMQLREQIQFHWQRDPAWHTFDDFLGSMNHDKRKKIRQERRKSLSGPAGEITVERKFGAAISAADWAFFIGCYNNTYLEHRSQPYLNLAFFRQLHAAMPESCLLIIASRNGQPIAAAFDLVGPDALYGRYWGAQWDEAGFVPGLHFELCYYQGLEFALERGLGTFEGGAQGEHKLARGFLPVTTWSVHWLADRRFADAVGRFLKNERQAVDEWAETLSAQTPFRHQPS
- a CDS encoding thioredoxin family protein, whose translation is MARTYSTMLPLGTPLPDFTLPDGEGRPHTLADLAGNCGLLVAFICNHCPYVKHINPVLAPLGAQLAELGVGMVAISSNDVETYPDDAPALMVQTAADERYTFRYLYDETQDAAKAFGAACTPDFYLFDAQLKLVYRGQFDTSRPNVGAPSGQDILRAVNALVAGKPPLAEQVPSMGCNIKWKPGNEPAYFQS
- a CDS encoding undecaprenyl-diphosphate phosphatase, giving the protein MDMILLVKSLIMGIVEGITEFLPISSTGHLILAGDLLNFLPDSKEKRDVYEIFIQLGAILAVVWEYRAKIGATVVGARRPGKERNLLWAVLIAFIPAAVLGKLFNEVIKAHLFKPVPVALAFIIGGLLILWAEKRQHRVRVETVDGISLLDALKIGFAQCLALIPGTSRSGATIIGGLFFGLSRKAATEFSFFLGIPTLTAASLYSMWKLRHALDAADAGIFAVGFVAAAISAFFAVRGLLRFISNHTFVAFAWYRIAFGLIVLFTAWSGLVQWTV
- a CDS encoding GNAT family N-acetyltransferase translates to MPIYCGPELALILEHAEALHLARQVAAWQTISADAEARVIPVGGGIAAFTRRDFGRKLNHVCGLGLNDTVTAADLYALETAYATLGLGTEIDLCPHVDPALLPLLADRGYQVNAFSNTYVRALDDLPTLPPHAGRIECRDEVAAAAFIEQSVLGFSVQLSTRPVALLQALARIATQREDTRLFGAWLDGQLAGTAGMAILPSAAGPVAHLYIASTLPDYRGMGVQQALCRARLTAAQAAGCRYAFVTARPANVSARNAERAGLRLAYTKSTFARPAPLPLG